In Populus alba chromosome 1, ASM523922v2, whole genome shotgun sequence, a single window of DNA contains:
- the LOC118042148 gene encoding DNA repair RAD52-like protein 2, chloroplastic has protein sequence MSVHNHSAVFLTRPPPPAALLSPSCRLNMINIRNNCFRSSDCKLIIHATIAGSNGSSSGGTAAGGGRDGRVKKKGVPNSNYVVPLDKSLASAYTSCINRPLSEILRDLNKRIPDNIIKPPNSSSTLIPWHHANRMLSFYAPGWCGEIRDVIFAENGSVTVIFRVTILGSDGEAHRESSGTVSSSDGDIEDPVAAAEEIAFCRACARFGLGLYLYHEE, from the exons atGTCAGTGCACAACCACTCCGCCGTCTTCCTTACAAGACCGCCGCCACCGGCGGCGCTTTTATCTCCATCGTGTAGATTAAACATGATCAATATTCGTAATAATTGCTTTAGGAGTAGTGATTGTAAGTTGATCATCCATGCTACAATAGCTGGCAGCAATGGGAGCAGCAGTGGTGGAACCGCTGCTGGCGGAGGAAGAGACGGTAGAGTGAAGAAAAAAGGAGTGCCGAATTCGAATTATGTGGTGCCGCTTGATAAATCTTTGGCCTCTGCTTATACTTCTTGTATTAACCGGCCTCTCTCGGAGATCTTGCGTGATCTCAATAAGAGGATTCCTGATAATATCATCAAGCCTCCTAATTCTTCTTCTACCTTGATCCCCtg GCACCACGCGAACCGCATGCTCAGCTTCTATGCTCCTg GATGGTGTGGAGAAATACGTGATGTTATATTTGCGGAGAATGGAAGTGTGACTGTGATATTCCGTGTCACCATTCTAGGATCTGATGGAGAG GCTCATCGTGAATCATCCGGGACGGTATCATCCAGTGATGGTGACATTGAAGATCCAGTCGCTGCAGCAGAGGAAATAGCTTTCTGCAGAGCATGTGCCCGGTTTGGCCTTGGATTGTATCTGTATCATGAAGAATAG
- the LOC118042101 gene encoding hsp70 nucleotide exchange factor FES1 — protein MERVAIRFLVATAVILAAAAVSSGELVDETSATAGLLWSTGKDEPDLLSKAEPENSDDSSAAAVVNDHDDLDGGFSSLEGMLHWAIGHSDPTRLKESAEDVQRLSASELQKRQLELKELMEKMKMPSDAELMHMAIDDLNNSSSSLEDRQRALQELLILVEPLDNANDLNKLGGLAIVIQELDHPDQDIRRLSAWVLGKACQNNAAVQKQILELGALSKLIKMVKSSSIEEAIKALYAVSTLIRNNLAGQEFFYAEDGDAMLQEILSNSSNDIRLRRKAVSVVADLAEYQLENIVRAESPCFRNRFFLKSVVDLTASTDLDLQEKALVAIKNLLQLKTTEALVLKDLCNLDGSLERMRQQLLDLMAEEDHRDYAVDLETLRREVELIFHEKLGKVMKVPT, from the exons ATGGAGCGTGTCGCAATAAGGTTTCTGGTGGCGACGGCAGTGATTTTAGCTGCTGCGGCGGTGAGCAGTGGCGAGCTAGTTGATGAAACTTCTGCTACTGCTGGATTATTATGGTCGACGGGTAAAGACGAGCCTGATCTCTTGAGCAAGGCTGAGCCGGAAAACAGCGACGATTCATCCGCCGCTGCGGTTGTTAATGACCACGATGACCTTGACGGCGGGTTTTCTTCTCTCGAGGGGATGTTGCATTGGGCCATTG GGCATTCTGATCCAACGAGATTAAAAGAAAGCGCGGAAGATGTCCAGCGCCTGTCTGCTAGTGAGTTACAGAAGCGTCAATTAGAACTTAAG GAGTTGATGGAGAAGATGAAAATGCCATCTGATGCAGAGTTGATGCATATGGCAATAGATGATTTAAACAattcttcttcatctttggaGGATCGCCAACGTGCGTTGCAGGAGCTTCTTATACTTGTTGAGCCACTTGACAATGCAAATG ATTTGAACAAACTTGGTGGACTTGCCATAGTAATCCAAGAACTTGATCACCCTGACCAAGACATAAGGAGACTTTCTGCTTGGGTTCTCGGAAAAGCTTGTCAGAATAACGCAGCTGTTCAAAAACAG ATTTTGGAACTTGGGGCACTGTCTAAGCTGATAAAGATGGTAAAATCTAGTTCCATAGAAGAAGCCATTAAGGCACTATATGCTGTTTCGACATTGATCCGAAACAATTTAGCTGGCCAGGAATTTTTTTATGCTGAAGATGGGGATGCAATGCTTCAG GAAATACTGAGCAACTCAAGCAATGATATTAGACTCCGCAGGAAAGCTGTTTCTGTAGTTGCTGATCTAGCTGAATACCAGTTAGAAAATATAGTAAGAGCTGAGTCTCCATGCTTCAGAAATCGCTTCTTCCTGAAGTCTGTAGTTGATCTAACAGCATCAACAGATCTTGATCTCCAGGAAAAG GCCCTTGTTGCAATCAAGAATCTGCTGCAACTTAAAACAACCGAGGCTTTGGTTTTGAAGGATTTGTGTAATTTGGATGGTTCCTTGGAGAGGATGAGGCAGCAGCTGCTAGATTTAATGGCAGAGGAAGATCATCGGGACTATGCTGTGGATTTAGAAACCCTCAGAAGAGAAGTCGAGCTGATTTTCCATGAAAAGCTAGGAAAG GTGATGAAGGTTCCAACATGA